From Spartinivicinus ruber, the proteins below share one genomic window:
- a CDS encoding coiled-coil domain-containing protein, whose amino-acid sequence MTDNRYDDYDDLPSVSIADDDIDSRHYGRPKTIVKKSSPLLAFMVFLLVITVVAMGGFGYLTIDKLRKENASLKKSQQKTLTILNEVTGKLSATGADLAKTASKREAERVKMKKELALAHSEIRKLWDLANKRNKSSIEASQQATEKNALAIAKLTKSLGGKESTVTQLAKDYKSSQSQITKLAAELAQLKKANSKLTKQLSNQSKPNPANEAAISVLTEQLNQLEQTVETLSAQQKLVGKQDQAQQADLVKQVAAHAETLKAIDAFRRQVNSQLIEIKKKLK is encoded by the coding sequence ATGACTGATAACCGATACGATGACTACGATGACTTACCCAGTGTATCGATTGCAGATGATGACATAGATAGCAGGCACTATGGTAGGCCAAAAACTATTGTGAAGAAGTCTAGCCCATTACTTGCATTTATGGTTTTTCTGCTAGTGATTACAGTTGTGGCAATGGGAGGGTTTGGTTATTTAACCATTGATAAGCTCAGGAAGGAAAATGCCAGCCTGAAGAAGTCGCAGCAAAAAACACTGACGATTTTAAATGAAGTGACAGGTAAGCTTTCGGCAACTGGTGCAGACTTAGCCAAGACTGCCTCTAAACGAGAAGCTGAGCGCGTCAAAATGAAAAAGGAGCTGGCACTGGCTCATAGCGAAATTCGTAAGTTGTGGGATTTAGCGAACAAACGGAACAAGTCGAGTATTGAGGCAAGCCAACAAGCGACTGAAAAAAATGCCCTGGCAATTGCCAAGCTAACCAAATCACTTGGTGGCAAAGAGAGTACTGTGACGCAGCTTGCTAAGGATTATAAATCGAGCCAGTCACAAATAACTAAACTGGCGGCAGAGTTAGCTCAGTTAAAGAAAGCAAATAGCAAGCTGACCAAACAGCTTAGTAACCAGTCAAAGCCGAACCCAGCAAATGAAGCAGCAATCTCTGTATTGACAGAACAGCTAAATCAGTTAGAGCAAACGGTTGAAACGCTTTCAGCCCAGCAGAAATTAGTTGGCAAACAGGATCAAGCCCAGCAGGCAGACTTAGTCAAACAAGTAGCAGCCCATGCAGAAACACTAAAAGCCATTGATGCATTTAGACGACAAGTTAATAGCCAGCTAATTGAAATTAAGAAAAAGCTTAAGTAA